Proteins encoded by one window of Porphyrobacter sp. YT40:
- a CDS encoding alpha-glucosidase, with the protein MVQLTPSEGGFDLRLAGRVVLRHRRESPAISLASGDPRVTMVRGNFRLDDTPVAAMPLSLCEVAGEGAVVLASADDSAKLAANLAPDASRLTLTALTTHDRVTFDLDLAPDDVLWGGGEQMSYLVLNGRNFPIWTSEPGVGREPGTPLTDQASADGSFAGGDYWTTNYPEPTVLCSSGWAISLANAEYVELDAREARRLRVHVWSHEARIDLFEGAPADLTRQLGARFGPRQPLPDWALGGAIVGLKQGEASFERLEALIDAGAAVAGLWCEDWVGIRETSFGRRLFWDWQWNAERYPNLPAKIAALKARGIRFLGYVNPYLAVDGPLYPEAAAKGYFAKCLDSDEPYAVDFGEFHAGVVDFTNPAACHWFAEEVIGQRMLDFGLDGWMADFGEYLPTDLRLFDGDPMEEHNRWPVRWAEVNARAVASRGRTGDVLWFMRAGHTGVQAHCPLLWAGDQSVDFSRHDGIGTVVTAALSSGLVGNAFSHSDVGGYTSLFGNVRTPELLLRWYELGAFSPVFRTHEGNRPDDNFQIDSTAELIEGFVRWSRVHAQLAPYVAHLVAEARAIGLPAQRALFLHNPQDRETFTIQDQYLYGADMMVAPVIEAGAVMRQVYLPDGDWRHLWSGAGYAPGWHDVPAPLGEPPVFYRPDSAFAALFAKIAGSLSA; encoded by the coding sequence ATGGTGCAGCTGACGCCAAGCGAAGGGGGTTTTGACCTGCGGCTGGCCGGGCGCGTCGTGCTGCGTCATCGACGGGAAAGCCCCGCTATCTCATTGGCTTCGGGCGATCCCCGGGTGACGATGGTGCGCGGCAATTTCCGCCTCGACGATACCCCTGTGGCGGCGATGCCACTATCGCTGTGCGAAGTGGCCGGGGAGGGCGCGGTGGTGCTCGCGAGCGCCGATGACAGCGCAAAACTGGCCGCGAATCTTGCGCCCGATGCATCGCGGCTGACCCTTACCGCGCTGACCACGCATGATCGCGTCACTTTCGACCTCGATCTCGCGCCCGATGACGTCCTGTGGGGCGGGGGCGAGCAGATGAGTTATCTCGTTCTCAATGGCCGCAATTTCCCGATCTGGACGAGCGAGCCAGGCGTCGGGCGCGAACCCGGAACGCCGCTCACCGATCAGGCCAGCGCCGACGGCAGCTTTGCGGGCGGGGACTACTGGACGACCAATTATCCCGAGCCCACGGTGCTGTGCTCCAGCGGCTGGGCGATCAGCCTCGCCAATGCCGAATATGTCGAACTCGACGCGCGCGAAGCCCGGCGGCTGCGGGTTCATGTATGGTCGCACGAGGCCCGCATCGACCTGTTCGAAGGCGCGCCCGCCGATCTTACCCGGCAGCTTGGCGCGCGCTTCGGCCCGCGCCAGCCGCTCCCCGATTGGGCGCTGGGCGGGGCCATCGTCGGATTGAAACAGGGCGAGGCGAGTTTCGAGCGGCTCGAAGCCCTGATCGATGCAGGCGCGGCGGTTGCGGGCCTGTGGTGCGAAGACTGGGTCGGCATCCGCGAAACCAGCTTCGGTCGCCGCCTGTTCTGGGACTGGCAGTGGAACGCCGAGCGCTACCCCAATCTTCCCGCGAAGATCGCCGCCCTCAAGGCGCGCGGCATCCGCTTCCTCGGCTATGTGAACCCCTATCTCGCGGTCGACGGCCCGCTCTATCCCGAAGCTGCCGCCAAGGGCTACTTCGCCAAATGCCTCGACAGCGACGAGCCCTATGCCGTCGACTTCGGTGAGTTTCATGCAGGCGTGGTCGATTTCACCAACCCCGCCGCGTGCCACTGGTTCGCTGAGGAAGTCATCGGCCAGCGGATGCTCGATTTCGGGCTCGATGGCTGGATGGCGGATTTCGGCGAATATCTCCCCACCGACCTGCGGCTGTTCGATGGCGACCCGATGGAAGAGCACAACCGCTGGCCGGTGCGCTGGGCCGAGGTCAACGCGCGTGCCGTCGCCTCACGCGGGCGCACGGGCGATGTGCTGTGGTTCATGCGCGCGGGCCACACCGGAGTGCAGGCGCATTGCCCCCTGCTGTGGGCGGGCGACCAGTCGGTCGATTTCAGCCGCCATGACGGGATCGGCACGGTCGTCACCGCCGCGCTGTCATCGGGCCTTGTCGGCAATGCCTTTAGCCATTCCGATGTCGGCGGTTACACCAGCCTGTTCGGCAATGTCCGCACGCCCGAACTGCTGCTGCGCTGGTATGAACTGGGCGCCTTCAGTCCCGTGTTTCGTACGCACGAAGGCAACCGTCCGGACGACAATTTCCAGATCGATTCGACCGCCGAGCTGATCGAAGGTTTCGTGCGCTGGAGCCGTGTCCACGCGCAGCTCGCGCCCTATGTCGCGCACCTCGTCGCCGAGGCGCGGGCGATCGGCCTCCCGGCCCAGCGCGCGCTGTTCCTGCACAATCCGCAGGACCGCGAGACCTTCACCATTCAGGACCAATACCTCTATGGTGCGGACATGATGGTGGCACCGGTGATCGAAGCGGGGGCGGTGATGCGGCAAGTCTATCTGCCGGACGGCGATTGGCGGCACCTGTGGAGCGGGGCGGGTTACGCGCCGGGCTGGCACGACGTGCCTGCGCCGTTGGGAGAACCGCCGGTGTTCTACCGCCCCGACAGCGCCTTCGCCGCACTGTTCGCCAAAATCGCGGGGAGCCTTTCCGCATGA
- a CDS encoding LLM class flavin-dependent oxidoreductase, producing MTEQQCEIAWFSALCDDDYEFLGVPDPYLQSSWEHCRNLVLRAEEGGFDNILLPSGYQLGVDTTIFAAAVATQVKRIKLLWATRMGEDWPPQLARRIATLDRILGPNAAGTGGRLNVNIISSDMPGEKIESGPRYRRGTEIMKIVRTLLNGEHLDFDGEFYKLKLDPPRITTLNGKCPPFYFGGLSHEARECAAEAADVYLMWPDTMDKVRANIADLKARAANYGRTLKFGYRVHVIVRETEDEARQYADRLLSKLDDEAGRAIREKSLDAKNYGVQRQQELRGAADGDGFVEENLWTGIGRARSGCGAAIVGTPDQVLAKLRAYQAEGIEAFILSGYPHMQEADLFARHVLPHIQHGPLAI from the coding sequence ATGACCGAACAGCAATGCGAAATCGCGTGGTTCTCCGCGCTGTGTGACGACGATTACGAGTTCCTCGGCGTTCCCGACCCCTATCTCCAGTCAAGCTGGGAGCATTGCCGCAACCTCGTGCTGCGCGCCGAAGAAGGCGGGTTCGACAATATCCTGCTGCCCTCGGGCTACCAGCTGGGCGTCGACACCACGATCTTCGCGGCGGCCGTCGCCACGCAGGTGAAGCGCATCAAGCTGCTGTGGGCGACCCGCATGGGCGAGGACTGGCCGCCGCAGCTGGCCCGCCGGATCGCCACGCTTGACCGTATCCTCGGCCCCAATGCCGCGGGCACCGGCGGGCGGCTCAACGTCAACATCATCTCCTCGGACATGCCGGGCGAAAAGATCGAAAGCGGCCCGCGTTACCGCCGCGGCACCGAGATCATGAAGATCGTGCGCACGCTGCTGAACGGCGAGCATCTCGATTTCGATGGCGAGTTCTACAAGCTGAAGCTCGATCCGCCGCGAATCACCACCCTCAATGGCAAGTGCCCGCCGTTCTATTTCGGCGGCCTCAGCCACGAAGCGCGTGAGTGCGCGGCCGAGGCGGCGGATGTCTATCTGATGTGGCCCGACACCATGGACAAGGTGCGCGCAAACATCGCCGACCTCAAGGCGCGTGCCGCCAATTACGGCCGCACGCTCAAGTTCGGCTACCGCGTCCACGTGATCGTGCGCGAGACCGAGGACGAGGCGCGCCAATATGCCGACCGTCTGCTATCGAAGCTCGACGACGAGGCAGGTCGCGCGATCCGCGAGAAGAGCCTCGATGCCAAGAACTACGGCGTCCAGCGCCAGCAGGAGTTGCGCGGCGCGGCTGATGGTGACGGGTTCGTCGAGGAGAACCTGTGGACCGGTATCGGCCGGGCGCGTTCGGGCTGCGGGGCGGCGATCGTCGGCACGCCCGATCAGGTGCTCGCCAAGCTGCGCGCCTATCAGGCCGAGGGTATCGAGGCCTTCATCCTGTCAGGCTATCCGCACATGCAGGAAGCCGACCTCTTCGCCCGCCACGTCTTGCCGCATATCCAGCACGGCCCGCTCGCAATCTGA
- a CDS encoding aldo/keto reductase, with product MSELPLPPATRRLGASDIEVSPIAWGMWRLAEDGRSAADAAKLVHAALDSGITFLDTADIYGFDGTSGFGDAEVLLGEVLAAEPGLRERMVLATKGGILPPLPYDQSADYLRKAIEDSLRRLQVDVIDLWQIHRPDILAHPQETARVLDDAVASGKVRALGVSNFTQAQIAALQHFLSSKLATTQPEISPLRIDCFENGELDQALMLGLTPMAWSPLGGGRLAAPESARDKAVAAALDTVAEAQGVSRTVAAYSWLMAHPAGIIPIIGSQNATRIAEGAEALKVRWTRQDWYAVLVAARGVPLP from the coding sequence ATGAGTGAACTGCCCCTGCCGCCCGCTACGCGCCGCCTTGGCGCGAGCGATATCGAGGTCTCCCCCATCGCCTGGGGCATGTGGCGTCTGGCCGAGGACGGGCGGAGCGCTGCGGATGCGGCCAAGCTGGTCCACGCGGCGCTCGATTCCGGGATCACCTTCCTCGACACCGCCGACATCTACGGCTTTGATGGGACAAGCGGCTTTGGCGATGCCGAGGTGTTGCTGGGCGAGGTGCTGGCGGCGGAACCGGGCTTGCGCGAACGGATGGTGCTGGCGACAAAGGGCGGCATTCTCCCGCCGCTGCCCTATGATCAGAGCGCGGATTACCTGCGGAAGGCGATCGAGGATTCGCTGCGCCGTCTTCAGGTGGACGTGATCGACCTGTGGCAGATTCACCGCCCCGACATTCTCGCCCACCCGCAAGAGACCGCCCGCGTACTCGACGATGCGGTGGCGAGCGGCAAGGTGCGGGCGCTGGGCGTGTCGAACTTCACGCAGGCCCAGATCGCCGCGCTCCAGCACTTCCTCAGCAGCAAGCTGGCGACCACCCAGCCCGAGATCAGCCCGCTGCGGATCGACTGCTTCGAGAACGGTGAGCTCGATCAGGCACTGATGCTGGGCCTCACACCGATGGCATGGTCGCCGCTTGGTGGCGGGCGTCTTGCCGCGCCCGAAAGCGCGCGCGACAAGGCGGTGGCTGCGGCGCTCGACACCGTGGCCGAGGCGCAGGGCGTTTCGCGCACCGTCGCAGCCTATAGCTGGCTGATGGCGCACCCGGCGGGGATCATCCCGATCATCGGCTCGCAGAACGCCACTCGCATTGCCGAGGGTGCCGAGGCGCTCAAAGTGCGCTGGACGCGGCAGGATTGGTACGCGGTGCTGGTCGCCGCGCGGGGCGTGCCGCTGCCGTAA
- a CDS encoding acyl-CoA dehydrogenase family protein, translating to MDFNFTEEQGMVRDGLSRLVREQYGFEDRRKAIASSEGWRPEVWAQLAELGILGMPFSEADGGFGGGAVDAMIIMEEFGKGLVIEPFLPTVVCAGGFLKHGGTAAQKEEHIGAIVSGSAVFAFAYAEPKGRYDYADLETTAKKDGAGYVLNGHKAVVIGAPWASHLVVTARTGGERRDRSGVSVFVLAKDTPGVTTRDYVTVDGRRASEVYFENVSVGAEALIGAEGEGLALIELVTDEAIAALCAEACGAMKVAHAMTVEYSRQRKQFGVPIGSFQVLQHRMVDMYTAYEQAVSLTYLATLRLGSDERTRKLAVSAAKVGVGQSARLIGQEAVQIHGGNGVTDEYAIGHYFKRLTIFDSEFGNVDHHLKRHVALS from the coding sequence GTGGATTTCAACTTCACCGAAGAACAAGGCATGGTGCGCGACGGCCTTTCGCGGCTGGTGCGTGAACAATATGGCTTCGAGGATCGCCGCAAGGCGATCGCGTCCAGCGAAGGCTGGCGGCCCGAGGTCTGGGCACAGCTCGCCGAGCTCGGCATTCTCGGGATGCCGTTCAGCGAGGCCGATGGCGGCTTCGGCGGCGGGGCGGTCGATGCGATGATCATCATGGAGGAATTCGGTAAGGGTCTGGTGATCGAGCCCTTCCTCCCCACCGTGGTCTGCGCCGGCGGCTTCCTCAAGCACGGCGGCACCGCGGCGCAGAAGGAAGAGCATATCGGCGCGATCGTTTCGGGCAGCGCGGTGTTCGCCTTCGCCTATGCCGAGCCCAAGGGCCGCTATGACTATGCCGACCTCGAAACCACCGCGAAAAAGGACGGTGCGGGCTATGTGCTGAACGGCCACAAGGCGGTCGTGATCGGCGCGCCGTGGGCGAGCCACCTCGTCGTCACCGCGCGCACCGGCGGTGAACGGCGCGACCGTTCGGGCGTTTCGGTCTTCGTGCTGGCCAAGGACACGCCGGGTGTGACCACCCGCGATTACGTCACCGTCGACGGTCGCCGCGCTTCGGAGGTCTATTTCGAGAACGTGTCGGTCGGCGCAGAGGCGCTGATCGGGGCCGAGGGCGAGGGGCTGGCGCTGATCGAACTCGTCACCGACGAAGCCATCGCCGCGCTGTGCGCCGAGGCCTGCGGGGCGATGAAGGTGGCCCACGCGATGACGGTGGAATACAGCCGCCAGCGCAAGCAGTTCGGTGTGCCCATCGGATCATTCCAGGTGCTCCAGCACCGCATGGTCGACATGTACACGGCCTATGAACAGGCCGTCTCGCTCACCTATCTCGCCACCCTGCGGCTCGGCTCGGACGAGCGCACCCGCAAGCTGGCGGTCTCTGCCGCGAAGGTCGGCGTCGGCCAGTCGGCGCGCCTGATCGGGCAGGAAGCGGTGCAGATCCACGGCGGCAACGGCGTGACCGACGAATATGCGATCGGCCACTATTTCAAGCGGCTGACGATCTTCGACAGCGAGTTCGGCAATGTCGACCACCACCTGAAGCGCCACGTCGCGCTCAGCTGA
- a CDS encoding acyl-CoA dehydrogenase family protein, whose translation MNLEFTPEEQAFREEVRTFIAENYPKHLADFGMREDMEREDFLAWHKILGQKGWSVPAWPVEYGGTGWTPTQRYIWSEENARVNALMPLPFGVSMVGPVIYTFGNEEQKARHLPGIRSGEVWWCQGYSEPGAGSDLASLKTTAVRDGDHYVINGQKTWTTLAQHADWGFFLCRTDPTAKAQEGISFILVDMKTPGVEVKPIKLLDGGYEVNETWLTDVRVPVENLVGQENKGWTYAKFLLAHERSGIAGVARSKRGVEKLREIATHETLDGAPLIKDFDFAKKVSQLEIDLAALEITELRTLAGEQAGKGPGPESSILKIKGTEIQQRLTELTLEAVGTYSAPYMGGVSNDNGSNEHPVGPDYAQHAAATYFNMRKTSIYGGSNEIQRNIITKMILGL comes from the coding sequence ATGAACCTCGAATTCACCCCCGAAGAGCAGGCCTTCCGTGAGGAAGTGCGCACCTTCATCGCCGAAAACTATCCCAAGCACCTCGCCGATTTCGGCATGCGCGAGGATATGGAGCGCGAGGACTTTCTCGCCTGGCACAAGATCCTCGGGCAAAAGGGCTGGTCGGTCCCGGCATGGCCGGTCGAATATGGCGGCACCGGCTGGACCCCGACCCAGCGCTACATCTGGTCGGAAGAAAACGCCCGCGTGAACGCGCTGATGCCGCTGCCCTTCGGCGTCTCAATGGTCGGCCCGGTGATCTACACCTTCGGCAACGAAGAGCAGAAGGCCAGGCACCTTCCCGGCATCCGCAGCGGCGAAGTGTGGTGGTGCCAGGGCTATTCGGAACCGGGCGCGGGTTCCGACCTTGCCAGTCTCAAGACCACCGCGGTGCGCGACGGCGATCACTACGTCATCAACGGCCAGAAGACCTGGACGACGCTGGCACAGCACGCCGACTGGGGCTTCTTCCTGTGCCGCACCGATCCCACCGCCAAGGCGCAGGAAGGCATCAGCTTCATCCTCGTCGACATGAAGACGCCGGGCGTGGAAGTGAAGCCGATCAAGCTGCTCGACGGTGGTTACGAAGTGAACGAGACCTGGCTGACCGACGTGCGCGTGCCGGTCGAAAACCTCGTCGGGCAGGAGAACAAGGGCTGGACCTATGCCAAGTTCCTGCTCGCCCACGAACGTTCGGGTATCGCAGGTGTCGCTCGGAGCAAGCGCGGCGTCGAGAAGCTGCGCGAGATTGCGACGCACGAAACGCTCGACGGTGCGCCGCTGATCAAGGATTTCGACTTCGCCAAGAAGGTGAGCCAGCTCGAGATCGATCTTGCCGCGCTGGAAATCACCGAACTGCGCACGCTGGCGGGCGAGCAGGCGGGCAAGGGGCCGGGGCCGGAAAGCTCGATCCTCAAGATCAAGGGCACCGAAATCCAGCAGCGCCTCACGGAGCTGACGCTGGAGGCGGTCGGCACTTACAGCGCGCCCTACATGGGCGGGGTGTCGAACGACAATGGCTCGAACGAACACCCGGTCGGCCCGGACTATGCCCAGCACGCCGCGGCGACCTATTTCAACATGCGCAAGACCAGCATCTATGGCGGATCGAACGAGATCCAGCGCAACATCATCACCAAGATGATCCTCGGCCTCTAA
- a CDS encoding sigma-70 family RNA polymerase sigma factor: protein MRADEATLARLMALSQAGDRQAYATLLESCQRWLRGYYSRRIAPAQLDDLVQETLIALHNKRASWDAARPFLPWLAAIARYRWVDHLRRLYRADAQALNEELIGSDDEPAIAARISLDRLLGLLPPAQERVIALVKIEGLSIAEASVATGQSEALVKVNIHRGLKKLAHMIEKE, encoded by the coding sequence ATGAGAGCCGATGAAGCCACGCTCGCCCGCTTGATGGCGCTCTCGCAGGCGGGCGACAGGCAGGCCTATGCGACGTTGCTCGAAAGCTGCCAGCGCTGGCTGCGCGGTTACTACAGCCGCCGGATCGCGCCCGCGCAGCTTGATGATCTGGTGCAGGAAACGCTGATCGCGCTCCACAACAAACGTGCTTCGTGGGATGCGGCGCGGCCGTTCCTGCCGTGGCTCGCGGCGATCGCGCGCTATCGCTGGGTCGATCACCTGCGCCGCCTCTACCGCGCCGATGCGCAGGCGCTGAACGAGGAGCTGATCGGCAGCGACGACGAGCCCGCCATCGCGGCGCGCATCAGCCTCGACCGGCTGCTTGGCCTGCTGCCGCCCGCGCAAGAGCGTGTGATCGCGCTGGTCAAGATCGAGGGCCTGAGCATCGCCGAAGCCTCCGTCGCGACCGGACAGAGCGAGGCGCTGGTCAAGGTCAATATTCACCGCGGGCTGAAGAAGCTCGCCCACATGATTGAGAAAGAATGA
- a CDS encoding DUF1109 domain-containing protein, producing MSRTSSRNSEALIAELVGGLEPVKPLRFGIGMALTLVAAAAATVLVIVLFGLRADLAAGRFDPMHLVSTGLFLGLGLAASFAVIVMSRPLVGNEHGGWRWATGMAGALPLAALIVGLSRGADTIPLRLANHGVQCFTVGAAASLLVFAALVVWLRRGAPTAPDVAGLVAGIAAGAFGTFAFALHCPDNDIVHIGLWHSAPVFAMALLGRVIVPRLIKW from the coding sequence ATGTCCCGCACCTCTTCCCGCAACTCCGAGGCCCTGATTGCCGAACTGGTCGGCGGGCTCGAGCCCGTGAAGCCGCTGCGCTTCGGAATCGGCATGGCGCTGACGCTGGTGGCTGCGGCTGCGGCCACGGTGTTGGTGATCGTGCTGTTCGGGCTGCGCGCCGATCTTGCCGCGGGGCGGTTCGATCCGATGCACCTTGTCTCCACGGGGCTGTTTCTGGGTCTCGGCCTTGCCGCCAGCTTCGCCGTGATCGTCATGAGCCGCCCGCTGGTGGGCAACGAACATGGCGGGTGGCGCTGGGCGACGGGCATGGCCGGCGCGCTGCCATTGGCGGCGCTGATTGTCGGGCTGAGCCGGGGCGCGGACACGATCCCGCTGCGCCTGGCAAATCACGGGGTGCAGTGTTTCACCGTGGGTGCGGCGGCCTCGCTGCTGGTGTTCGCCGCGCTGGTCGTGTGGCTGCGCCGCGGCGCGCCGACCGCGCCCGATGTGGCGGGGCTGGTCGCCGGGATCGCCGCCGGTGCCTTCGGTACCTTTGCCTTTGCGCTGCATTGCCCGGACAACGACATCGTCCATATCGGGTTGTGGCACAGCGCGCCGGTGTTCGCGATGGCGCTGCTGGGCCGCGTGATCGTGCCCCGGCTGATCAAATGGTAG
- a CDS encoding LacI family DNA-binding transcriptional regulator has protein sequence MSRANIRDVAARAGVAVKTVSRVMNGHPYVSAELRERVERAMVDLDYRPSVAARILSGAKSNQVALIYDNHSPYYMFQIQKGCWDVCHEAGIRLLAQPVDVADPRVGDQVRGLVSETHVDGIILSSPVTDCDPVLRALEGMDVPFVRISPGTNHALTSSVFMDDAQAADDMTTHLINAGHRRIGFIKGHSNHMASDDRLFGYRRALDRVGIPFEPGLVVDGAFDFDSGVAGANALLGLPDRPTAIFASNDDMAAGVLAVAHDRGIALPDELSVAGFDDTTLARTVWPPLTTIRQPMADLARTATQILIAGGDITHKRLPHDLVERASVAPPNKTPSKRN, from the coding sequence ATGAGCCGCGCCAATATCCGCGATGTCGCCGCCCGCGCGGGCGTGGCGGTGAAGACCGTCAGCCGGGTGATGAACGGTCATCCCTATGTCAGTGCCGAGCTGCGTGAGCGGGTCGAGCGGGCCATGGTCGATCTCGATTACCGCCCCTCGGTCGCGGCGCGCATCCTGTCGGGCGCGAAGTCCAATCAGGTCGCGCTGATCTACGACAATCACAGCCCCTATTACATGTTCCAGATCCAGAAGGGCTGCTGGGACGTGTGCCACGAGGCGGGTATCCGCCTGCTCGCGCAGCCGGTCGACGTCGCCGATCCGCGCGTCGGCGATCAGGTGCGCGGGCTGGTGAGCGAGACCCATGTCGATGGCATCATCCTGTCCTCGCCGGTCACCGATTGCGATCCGGTCCTGCGCGCGCTGGAGGGGATGGACGTGCCCTTCGTGCGCATTTCGCCGGGCACCAACCACGCGCTGACCTCCAGCGTGTTCATGGACGACGCGCAGGCTGCCGACGACATGACCACGCATCTGATCAATGCCGGGCACCGCCGGATTGGCTTCATCAAGGGCCATTCGAACCACATGGCCTCGGACGACCGCCTGTTCGGTTACCGCCGCGCGCTTGACCGCGTGGGCATTCCGTTCGAGCCGGGGCTGGTGGTTGATGGCGCGTTCGATTTCGACAGCGGGGTGGCCGGGGCGAACGCATTGCTGGGCCTGCCCGACCGCCCGACCGCGATCTTCGCCTCGAACGACGACATGGCCGCAGGCGTGCTGGCGGTTGCGCATGATCGCGGGATCGCGCTGCCCGACGAGCTTTCGGTGGCGGGCTTCGACGATACGACGCTGGCGCGCACCGTCTGGCCGCCGCTGACCACGATCCGCCAGCCAATGGCCGACCTCGCGCGGACCGCGACCCAGATTTTGATTGCAGGCGGGGACATCACCCACAAGCGCCTGCCCCACGATCTTGTCGAACGCGCCTCGGTCGCCCCCCCGAACAAGACACCCTCAAAGAGGAACTGA
- a CDS encoding DEAD/DEAH box helicase produces the protein MSFPDLPAGLAEALTARGYETLTPVQSAVLEPEAHGRDLVVSAQTGSGKTVAFGLAFADQMLGEDDRVRRAPGPLALVIAPTRELALQVARELDWLYKSAGARIATCVGGMSPQVERRALQAGANIVVGTPGRLRDHLERGALDLSALAAVVLDEADEMLDMGFREELEEILDATPDERRVLMFSATMPRPIEALARRYQRNALRIETGGSERGHGDIAYQAVTVSPSEIENAVVNLLRFHEAETAILFCATRDNVRHLHATLQERGFGVVALSGEHSQQERNQALQALRDRRARVCVATDVAARGIDLPSLSLVIHVEIPRDAETLQHRSGRTGRAGKKGIAALIVPFPRRKRVESMLRHARINAEWIAAPSREDIIAQDRVRLLDRLMQPVEVTDADRELADKLLETKSPQEIAAMLVQAHRASMPEPEELLAQSHEAQREAQKARHREGFEDTVWFRMDIGRRQNADPRWIMPLICRRGHITRNEIGAIRIAHAETYFQIPRAIAGKFAEAVAATAGSEENGGYIAIEHSPEPPRMAARENARRGKPNTGPGPQRHFKGKAAGAAPGSGYAKPKHFAKGAGKPKPKGRG, from the coding sequence ATGTCCTTCCCCGATCTGCCCGCTGGCCTCGCCGAGGCCCTGACCGCGCGCGGCTATGAAACGCTCACCCCGGTGCAGTCCGCCGTGCTCGAACCCGAAGCCCATGGGCGCGACCTTGTCGTCTCGGCGCAGACCGGATCGGGCAAGACGGTCGCCTTCGGGCTCGCCTTTGCCGATCAGATGCTGGGGGAGGATGACCGCGTGCGCCGCGCGCCCGGCCCGCTGGCGCTGGTGATCGCCCCCACCCGCGAACTTGCACTTCAGGTCGCGCGCGAGCTCGACTGGCTCTACAAGTCGGCCGGTGCGCGGATCGCCACCTGTGTCGGCGGCATGAGCCCGCAGGTCGAACGCCGCGCATTGCAGGCGGGCGCAAACATCGTGGTCGGCACGCCGGGTCGGCTGCGTGATCACCTCGAACGCGGCGCGCTCGACCTTTCAGCGCTCGCCGCCGTAGTGCTCGACGAGGCCGACGAGATGCTCGACATGGGCTTCCGCGAGGAGCTGGAAGAGATCCTCGACGCCACGCCGGATGAACGCCGCGTGCTGATGTTCTCCGCCACCATGCCCCGCCCGATCGAGGCACTCGCCCGCCGCTACCAGCGCAATGCGCTGCGGATCGAGACCGGCGGTTCGGAGCGCGGGCACGGCGATATCGCCTATCAGGCGGTCACCGTCTCGCCCTCGGAAATCGAGAATGCGGTGGTCAACCTGCTGCGCTTTCATGAGGCGGAAACCGCGATCCTGTTCTGCGCCACCCGCGACAATGTCCGCCACCTTCACGCGACCTTGCAGGAACGCGGCTTCGGCGTGGTCGCGCTGTCGGGCGAGCATTCGCAGCAGGAACGCAACCAGGCGCTGCAAGCACTGCGCGACCGCCGTGCGCGGGTGTGCGTCGCGACCGACGTGGCCGCGCGCGGGATCGACCTGCCCAGCCTCAGCCTCGTGATCCATGTCGAAATTCCGCGCGATGCCGAAACGCTCCAGCACCGCTCGGGCCGCACCGGGCGCGCGGGCAAGAAGGGGATCGCTGCGCTGATCGTTCCTTTCCCGCGCCGCAAGCGGGTGGAATCGATGCTCCGCCATGCGCGCATCAACGCCGAATGGATCGCCGCGCCGAGCCGCGAGGATATCATCGCGCAAGACCGCGTGCGGCTGCTCGACAGGCTGATGCAGCCGGTCGAGGTGACCGATGCCGACCGCGAGCTGGCCGACAAGCTGCTTGAAACGAAGAGCCCGCAGGAAATCGCGGCGATGCTGGTGCAGGCGCACCGCGCTTCGATGCCCGAGCCCGAGGAACTGCTCGCGCAAAGCCACGAAGCCCAGCGCGAGGCGCAGAAGGCACGCCACCGCGAAGGGTTCGAGGACACGGTATGGTTCCGGATGGATATCGGCCGCCGCCAGAACGCCGATCCGCGCTGGATCATGCCGCTGATCTGCCGCCGCGGGCACATCACCCGCAACGAGATCGGCGCGATCCGCATCGCCCATGCGGAAACCTATTTCCAGATCCCCCGTGCCATCGCGGGCAAGTTCGCCGAGGCGGTCGCCGCAACGGCGGGGAGCGAGGAGAACGGCGGCTATATCGCTATCGAACATTCGCCCGAACCGCCGCGCATGGCCGCGCGCGAGAATGCCCGGCGCGGCAAGCCCAATACCGGGCCCGGCCCGCAGCGGCACTTCAAGGGCAAGGCCGCAGGGGCCGCTCCCGGTTCAGGCTATGCCAAGCCCAAGCACTTCGCCAAGGGCGCGGGCAAGCCGAAGCCCAAGGGCCGCGGCTGA